Proteins from a genomic interval of Phlebotomus papatasi isolate M1 chromosome 3, Ppap_2.1, whole genome shotgun sequence:
- the LOC129807341 gene encoding uncharacterized protein LOC129807341 — protein sequence MKTIYCICALLLVSTVRAGETEDKKATKKAEPLEKKLDKRGLLNLGYGYGINGLDLGYLGSGHGLGGAYHGGFSHGGYSSFDHSGSGYGGYGHGFLLGGHTDVTKTVTLLKGVPVPHVVEKHVPVVHEKHVPYPVKVPVPQPYEVVKHVPVHVKEYVKVPVHVPQPYPVEKKVPVPVHVPVDRPYPVKVLVPQPYPVEKHVPVPVKVPVPQPYEVVKHVPYPVKVEVPVPQPYPVERKVAVPVKVPVDRPYPVHVPQPYPVHVEKPVPYVVEKPAPYPVHVPVDRPVPVVHEKPYPVPVKVPVKVPVVHEKHVPVVHERHVPVPVKVPVHVHTDVHHHHDLHHDVHDFHDGSYTSFSGLGGEYSYHH from the exons ATGAAAACAATA TATTGTATTTGTGCCCTCCTCCTGGTGTCGACGGTTCGTGCCGGAGAGACAGAGGACAAGAAGGCGACAAAGAAAGCCGAGCCCCTTGAGAAGAAGCTCGATAAGCGTGGTCTTCTCAATCTTGGCTACGGTTATGGGATCAATGGTCTGGATCTGGGCTATCTCGGCAGTGGCCATGGATTAGGAGGTGCCTACCATGGTGGATTCTCCCATGGAGGATACTCTTCTTTCGATCACAGCGGCAGCGGCTATGGCGGATACGGCCATGGATTCCTTCTGGGAGGACACACAG ATGTTACCAAGACCGTAACACTCTTGAAGGGTGTCCCAGTGCCTCATGTCGTTGAGAAGCACGTCCCAGTTGTTCATGAGAAGCATGTACCATACCCCGTTAAAGTGCCCGTGCCCCAGCCCTACGAAGTGGTCAAGCATGTGCCCGTTCATGTTAAGGAGTACGTGAAGGTGCCCGTTCATGTGCCCCAGCCCTACCCAGTTGAGAAGAAGGTTCCAGTTCCAGTTCATGTTCCCGTTGACCGTCCCTACCCCGTCAAGGTCCTGGTCCCTCAACCCTACCCCGTGGAGAAGCACGTCCCAGTTCCCGTAAAAGTTCCCGTACCCCAACCCTACGAAGTCGTCAAGCACGTCCCATACCCAGTTAAGGTAGAGGTTCCAGTGCCTCAGCCATACCCCGTTGAACGTAAGGTTGCTGTACCCGTCAAGGTTCCCGTCGACCGTCCCTACCCCGTTCACGTTCCCCAACCCTACCCAGTGCATGTGGAGAAACCCGTGCCTTATGTGGTTGAGAAACCAGCTCCCTATCCCGTCCACGTTCCCGTTGACAGGCCCGTTCCTGTTGTGCACGAAAAACCCTATCCCGTTCCCGTTAAGGTGCCCGTCAAAGTGCCCGTAGTCCACGAGAAGCACGTCCCTGTAGTCCATGAGAGACACGTTCCCGTTCCCGTCAAAGTTCCCGTCCATGTCCACACCGACGTCCACCATCATCATGATCTCCACCACGATGTCCATGACTTCCACGATGGCAGCTACACCAGCTTCAGTGGCCTTGGCGGAGAATACTCCTACCACCACTAA